From Culicoidibacter larvae, a single genomic window includes:
- a CDS encoding VWA domain-containing protein: protein MKFWNKVFIILLSVVTISVSFSMTASALSIGAFEYADGTDGTYLVDNDANKYGENVLNYNYDNPSNPLLDEEGFVNYNDISYVKKYATQSDTVPGLFDVNLEVKGNSQGTPIDLVFIIDFSSTMVGQKLENTIAGMNTFIDEISTSLEAGTIRVGIVTYNRQVMSLPYTSSKADLLNFLANAETHTGTFIQKGLNEALQMYQTYGDPAHRNLAIHIGDGSANRAYLPVSGATLYPNTGEITPYNGYSAAGYYTDFQTGSSQYYTNSQSVVDGDPTNAILTTSEEISNLTLGMVVHLKQIGVEFYNVAASPSSRGEYISKNIASNLAHYFTVDENLEGLSETLTIAANTINTIQDGKVIDPMGEHVILEKENGVFSNYTLSGFVKENGVWVANNSLTNGVTVREQDNVIYLEGLHIGYNEKVTLTYKIHLNTENNFKPDVWYLANQRTILVPTSTSTDEFDFPIPAIRGEATTLNITKAWSDFEDQYNLRPNTISYYVTRNNTTDPNAWTRTTEMTLAQADNWQQQINTVTPQSSATPEALPLYNNKGEIFDYSIVEVGNNDYLATVNNTDNNIVITNTLKTLDMTITKVNQNNQAISGIEFELTGKDVEYNSIQQTNAQGQITFNGLIKGNYVLHERTQSAQYKPIADINITLDYNDVGDLIVTAPENWDFKIVNEETGTLAVTGGEIQFMLVSIILMTAAASMLAISHRSRFDNLL, encoded by the coding sequence ATGAAATTTTGGAATAAAGTATTTATCATTTTGCTTTCAGTGGTAACTATTAGTGTAAGTTTTTCAATGACTGCTTCAGCACTTTCAATTGGTGCTTTTGAATATGCTGATGGCACAGATGGAACCTATTTAGTTGATAATGATGCTAATAAATATGGAGAAAATGTTTTGAATTATAATTATGATAATCCGAGCAATCCACTTTTGGATGAAGAGGGATTCGTTAATTATAATGATATAAGTTATGTTAAGAAGTATGCGACCCAAAGTGATACTGTTCCGGGCCTTTTTGATGTTAATTTAGAGGTGAAAGGGAATAGTCAAGGAACGCCGATTGATTTGGTATTCATTATTGATTTCTCATCAACTATGGTTGGTCAGAAATTAGAGAATACAATTGCTGGGATGAATACTTTTATAGATGAGATTAGTACTTCGTTAGAGGCAGGTACAATTCGGGTTGGGATTGTTACCTATAATCGCCAGGTCATGAGTCTACCCTACACAAGTAGTAAAGCGGATCTATTGAATTTTCTAGCTAATGCTGAAACGCACACAGGAACCTTTATTCAAAAAGGGTTAAATGAAGCTTTGCAAATGTATCAAACATATGGTGACCCGGCACATAGAAATTTGGCAATTCATATTGGTGATGGTAGTGCCAATCGAGCATATTTGCCAGTAAGTGGTGCTACGCTATATCCTAATACAGGTGAGATTACGCCATATAACGGTTATTCTGCAGCCGGATATTATACTGATTTTCAGACTGGTAGCAGTCAATATTACACCAATAGTCAATCGGTAGTGGATGGTGATCCTACGAATGCTATTCTTACTACCAGTGAAGAGATATCTAATTTAACTTTAGGGATGGTTGTGCATTTAAAACAGATAGGTGTTGAATTTTATAATGTCGCTGCGTCACCATCAAGTCGTGGCGAATATATCAGTAAGAATATCGCATCCAATTTAGCTCATTATTTTACTGTTGATGAAAATCTTGAAGGATTAAGTGAAACATTAACGATTGCAGCTAATACCATTAATACCATCCAAGATGGTAAAGTCATTGACCCAATGGGTGAGCATGTTATTTTGGAAAAAGAAAATGGTGTGTTCAGTAATTATACACTTTCCGGTTTTGTTAAAGAAAATGGTGTTTGGGTAGCAAATAATAGCTTAACAAATGGTGTAACAGTACGTGAGCAAGATAATGTTATTTATTTGGAAGGACTGCATATTGGTTATAATGAAAAAGTCACCCTCACATATAAGATCCATTTAAATACTGAGAATAATTTTAAACCAGATGTTTGGTACTTGGCTAATCAACGAACTATTTTAGTACCTACCAGTACAAGCACCGATGAATTTGATTTTCCAATCCCGGCAATTAGAGGCGAAGCAACAACTTTAAATATCACTAAAGCTTGGTCAGACTTTGAAGATCAGTACAATTTACGACCAAATACAATAAGCTATTACGTTACTAGAAATAACACTACTGATCCGAATGCTTGGACAAGAACAACGGAAATGACCTTAGCTCAAGCAGATAACTGGCAACAGCAGATAAATACTGTCACTCCACAATCATCAGCTACTCCTGAAGCTTTGCCACTTTATAACAATAAGGGTGAAATCTTTGATTATAGCATTGTTGAAGTTGGCAATAATGACTATCTGGCTACGGTAAATAATACGGATAATAATATAGTTATTACCAACACTTTAAAGACATTGGATATGACAATTACTAAGGTGAATCAAAATAATCAAGCAATTAGCGGGATTGAGTTTGAATTAACCGGAAAAGACGTTGAATACAACAGTATTCAACAAACCAATGCTCAAGGGCAGATTACTTTTAATGGATTAATTAAAGGAAACTATGTCTTGCATGAGCGGACGCAGTCGGCTCAGTATAAACCAATTGCTGACATTAATATAACTCTTGATTATAATGATGTCGGTGACTTAATTGTGACCGCACCTGAAAATTGGGATTTTAAGATTGTAAACGAAGAAACCGGGACACTTGCTGTGACCGGTGGCGAAATTCAGTTTATGCTCGTGAGTATTATTTTAATGACTGCGGCAGCTTCGATGTTAGCTATTAGTCATCGTTCGCGATTCGATAATCTTTTATAA